A stretch of the Dictyoglomus sp. genome encodes the following:
- a CDS encoding FecR family protein, with protein MRRSLILFIILFFLFFIFPIYSQARGYAVITSLKGNVLVKREKGETFIPAKLSMTLYEGDRLWVKENSFAVLTFSDKSVLRVFPNSQVDIVKLLKDKEKECSIFKLLIGKLWVSVERVLNIGERIEVQASLVVAGVRGTSWVVEVKEDGRTIVSVLEGVVSLKISKIEYKKEEERVKSVIISPFMIREISEGSQIIITSDGKIEREERFKIRNFIKNLEKELEVKPSIIEKT; from the coding sequence ATGAGAAGAAGTTTAATTTTATTTATTATATTATTTTTTCTCTTTTTTATATTTCCTATTTATTCTCAGGCAAGAGGTTATGCTGTTATAACTTCTCTAAAAGGAAATGTACTTGTAAAAAGAGAAAAAGGTGAGACTTTTATTCCAGCAAAACTTAGTATGACTCTCTATGAAGGAGATAGACTTTGGGTCAAAGAAAATTCCTTTGCAGTTTTAACTTTTTCGGACAAATCAGTCTTAAGAGTTTTTCCTAATTCTCAGGTAGATATCGTGAAGTTGCTAAAAGACAAAGAAAAGGAATGTTCTATTTTTAAATTGTTAATAGGAAAATTATGGGTATCAGTAGAAAGAGTCTTAAATATAGGGGAGAGAATAGAAGTTCAAGCATCTTTAGTAGTAGCAGGAGTAAGAGGTACTTCTTGGGTAGTTGAGGTTAAGGAAGATGGAAGGACTATTGTTAGTGTATTAGAAGGAGTAGTATCTCTGAAGATTTCTAAGATAGAGTATAAAAAGGAAGAAGAAAGAGTAAAATCTGTAATTATATCTCCTTTTATGATTAGGGAAATCTCAGAAGGATCTCAAATAATTATAACTTCTGATGGAAAGATAGAGAGGGAAGAAAGATTTAAAATAAGGAATTTTATAAAAAATCTTGAAAAAGAGTTAGAAGTTAAACCTTCAATTATTGAAAAAACATAG
- a CDS encoding PrsW family glutamic-type intramembrane protease, translating to MSLLVLAIAPGIALAWYVYNKDRLEREPLRLLILSFTLGVLVVFPAGLIELIIEFLTIFNKKNLISLALYCFFGIGLIEEGAKFLVIYKYIYPREEFNTPFDGIVYSSMVGLGFATIENIGYVIMGGIETAIFRALLAVPAHFLFSLIMGYSLGLAKFTYNFPTHILNALLYPSIIHALYDFLILSQIWWLTILIIPLVYILLRKYWKQSKKLL from the coding sequence ATGTCTCTTTTAGTATTAGCTATAGCGCCAGGAATAGCGTTAGCATGGTATGTTTATAATAAAGATAGGTTGGAGAGAGAACCTTTAAGACTCCTTATCTTATCTTTCACTCTTGGGGTATTAGTAGTTTTTCCAGCAGGATTAATTGAGTTAATAATTGAATTTTTGACAATATTTAACAAAAAGAATTTAATTTCTCTTGCCTTGTATTGTTTTTTTGGGATAGGGTTAATAGAAGAAGGGGCAAAGTTTTTAGTAATATATAAATATATATATCCCCGAGAAGAATTTAATACTCCCTTTGATGGAATAGTATACTCCAGTATGGTGGGCTTGGGTTTTGCTACTATCGAAAATATAGGATATGTAATAATGGGAGGAATAGAAACTGCAATCTTTAGAGCCCTTTTAGCTGTTCCTGCCCATTTTCTTTTTTCGCTAATAATGGGATACTCCTTAGGATTAGCAAAATTCACTTATAATTTTCCAACGCACATTTTAAATGCTCTGCTGTATCCCTCAATTATTCATGCACTCTATGATTTTCTTATCCTTTCACAGATATGGTGGCTTACCATTCTTATAATACCCTTAGTATATATTCTTCTCAGAAAATACTGGAAACAAAGCAAAAAGCTATTATAA
- a CDS encoding HAD hydrolase-like protein has protein sequence MIKSIWFDLDGTLLYNDIETFSKEYFKLLSQKISYLEREESFLEKLQRAIYKMMQNRGPKTNEQVFWDSLLPLTNLKKEVLYEFFNSFYKEDFPKLKIFTKPHPYARKVIELAFNLGLKVVIATNAVFPLIAIKERLSWAGIDDFPYFLITSMEIMHSCKPFLEYYKEILEIVDEEPENCIMVGNDIEEDMVARKILVNTYLVNGKFSRSDLINKEAPDFIGPLEELLNLLPLLSKR, from the coding sequence ATGATAAAAAGCATCTGGTTTGATCTTGATGGAACCCTTCTTTACAATGATATAGAAACTTTTTCTAAAGAATATTTTAAACTTTTATCTCAAAAAATTTCCTATTTAGAAAGGGAAGAATCTTTTTTAGAAAAACTTCAAAGAGCAATTTATAAGATGATGCAAAATAGAGGACCTAAAACCAATGAACAAGTTTTTTGGGATTCTCTTCTTCCTTTAACAAATTTAAAAAAAGAGGTACTTTATGAATTTTTTAATAGTTTTTATAAAGAGGATTTTCCGAAATTAAAAATCTTTACAAAACCTCATCCTTATGCCAGAAAAGTAATAGAATTAGCCTTTAATTTAGGATTGAAGGTTGTTATTGCTACAAATGCTGTCTTTCCTTTAATCGCAATTAAAGAAAGACTCTCATGGGCTGGAATAGATGATTTTCCTTATTTTCTGATAACTTCTATGGAAATCATGCATTCTTGTAAGCCCTTTTTAGAATATTATAAAGAGATATTAGAAATTGTAGATGAAGAGCCTGAGAATTGTATAATGGTAGGAAATGATATTGAAGAAGATATGGTGGCAAGAAAAATCTTAGTAAATACTTATCTTGTTAATGGAAAATTTTCAAGATCTGATCTTATAAATAAAGAAGCTCCAGATTTTATAGGTCCCTTAGAGGAATTGTTAAATCTTCTACCCTTACTATCCAAAAGATAA
- a CDS encoding FMN-binding glutamate synthase family protein: MSFSKPNFSEATNTRLRLKDYSPFSGMCVTCLDGCIGYCEIAKSAIRGREFIYPQPFGKVTSGSQKDYPVDFSHLNINGTCVGALGVEPDPDKATFPAVDIETKIGDIKLRAPWFTTGLGSTFIARDNWEGVAVGSAIFGTMVGIGENVCGVDPQAEFKNGKIVKSPEMERRVRLFKEWQRDGYGGIIVQENVEDSRLGTLEYVIEKLGIQFVEIKWGQGAKDIGGEIKVPSLERAKQLKDRGYIVHPDPDDPVIQDIAKKGGIKEFERHSRLGMASIEGFLKRVEELRKAGAKYISLKTGAYRPKDLALALRAASEGKIDLLIIDGAGGGTGMSPWRMMNEWGIPTVYLESLAYKYAKLLAEKGKYVPNIAIAGGFTMEDHIFKGLALGAPYVKLVAMGRATLTAAMVGKTIGEMIKTGKIPADYKNYGNDIEEIFTAVAEIKKIYGNEEWKKIPPSALGVYGYFDRLAVGLKQFMAGARKFKLEYISRDDLVALTEEAAKVTGIPYVMDLDHEESMKILFE; the protein is encoded by the coding sequence ATGTCCTTTTCAAAACCTAATTTCTCGGAAGCTACCAACACAAGACTTCGTCTAAAAGATTACTCTCCTTTTAGTGGAATGTGTGTCACTTGTCTAGATGGATGTATTGGTTATTGTGAAATTGCAAAATCTGCAATAAGAGGAAGGGAGTTTATTTATCCTCAACCTTTTGGAAAGGTAACTTCGGGCTCTCAAAAGGATTATCCTGTGGATTTCTCTCACTTAAACATTAATGGAACTTGTGTTGGAGCTCTGGGAGTAGAGCCTGATCCAGATAAAGCAACTTTTCCAGCAGTAGATATTGAAACAAAAATTGGAGATATAAAACTGAGAGCTCCCTGGTTTACAACAGGGTTAGGTTCGACCTTTATTGCAAGAGATAACTGGGAAGGAGTTGCTGTGGGATCTGCTATTTTTGGAACTATGGTAGGTATTGGTGAAAATGTATGTGGTGTAGATCCTCAAGCGGAATTTAAAAATGGAAAAATTGTAAAATCCCCTGAAATGGAAAGAAGAGTAAGATTATTTAAAGAATGGCAGAGAGATGGATATGGAGGAATAATTGTTCAAGAAAATGTGGAAGATAGTAGATTGGGTACCTTGGAATATGTAATTGAAAAATTAGGAATTCAATTTGTTGAGATCAAATGGGGACAAGGAGCAAAGGATATTGGAGGAGAAATTAAGGTTCCTTCTTTGGAAAGAGCAAAGCAATTAAAAGATAGAGGATATATTGTTCATCCTGATCCTGATGATCCTGTAATTCAAGATATAGCTAAAAAAGGTGGAATTAAAGAGTTTGAGAGACATTCCCGTCTTGGAATGGCATCCATTGAGGGGTTTTTAAAAAGAGTTGAAGAGCTGAGAAAAGCTGGAGCAAAATATATTTCTCTTAAAACAGGAGCTTATAGACCAAAGGATTTAGCATTGGCATTAAGAGCTGCATCAGAAGGTAAAATAGATCTTTTAATAATTGATGGAGCAGGTGGCGGGACAGGAATGAGTCCATGGAGAATGATGAATGAATGGGGAATTCCTACTGTTTATCTAGAGTCTTTAGCCTATAAATATGCAAAACTTCTTGCAGAAAAAGGTAAATATGTACCTAATATAGCGATAGCAGGTGGGTTTACTATGGAAGACCATATATTCAAAGGTTTAGCTTTAGGAGCACCATATGTAAAATTGGTGGCTATGGGAAGAGCAACTCTTACTGCTGCAATGGTAGGGAAAACTATTGGAGAAATGATAAAAACAGGAAAAATTCCTGCTGATTATAAAAACTATGGAAACGATATAGAAGAGATTTTTACAGCTGTTGCAGAGATTAAGAAAATATATGGAAATGAAGAATGGAAAAAGATCCCTCCTTCTGCTTTAGGAGTTTATGGATATTTTGATAGATTGGCTGTGGGGTTGAAACAATTTATGGCTGGAGCAAGAAAGTTTAAATTAGAATATATCTCAAGGGATGATTTAGTAGCTTTAACAGAGGAAGCTGCAAAGGTTACTGGAATTCCTTATGTAATGGATTTAGATCATGAAGAGAGTATGAAAATATTGTTTGAATAA